The proteins below come from a single Geobacillus thermoleovorans genomic window:
- a CDS encoding CoA-acylating methylmalonate-semialdehyde dehydrogenase has protein sequence MSSVTETKTLKNFIGGQWVASTSGKEEIVPNPATGEVLAKVPLSSREELDAAVAAAKEAFREWRKVPVPRRARILFRYQQLLVEHWDELARLVTLENGKVYEDAYGEVQRGIECVEFAAGIPTLMMGQQLPDIATDIESGMYRYPLGVVAGITPFNFPMMVPCWMFPLAIACGNTFVLKPSERTPMLANRLAELFTEAGLPPGVLNIVHGAHEVVNGILEHKDIKAVSFVGSQPVAEYVYKTAAAHGKRVQALAGAKNHSIVMPDADLDMAVTNIINAAFGSAGERCMACSVVVAVGDIADELVERLKEAADRIQIGNGLDKGVFLGPVIRESHKERTIKYIEIGEKEGALLVRDGRRDSATSGKGYFIGPTIFDHVKPGMAIWTDEIFAPVLSVVRARDLDEAIEIANRSEFANGACIYTDSAKAIRQFREEIDAGMLGVNVAVPAPMAFFPFSGYKNSFYGDLHANGRDGVEFYTRKKMVTARY, from the coding sequence ATGAGCTCTGTAACCGAAACAAAAACATTGAAAAACTTTATTGGCGGCCAATGGGTCGCTTCGACATCCGGAAAAGAAGAAATCGTGCCGAACCCGGCAACGGGGGAAGTATTGGCGAAAGTGCCGCTTTCCTCGCGCGAGGAGCTGGATGCGGCGGTGGCGGCCGCGAAAGAAGCGTTCCGCGAATGGCGCAAAGTCCCGGTTCCGCGTCGCGCCCGCATTTTGTTCCGCTACCAGCAGCTGTTGGTCGAACATTGGGACGAACTCGCTAGACTTGTGACGCTAGAAAATGGCAAAGTCTATGAGGACGCCTACGGTGAAGTGCAGCGCGGCATTGAATGCGTGGAGTTTGCGGCCGGGATTCCGACGCTCATGATGGGCCAACAGCTGCCGGATATCGCGACCGATATCGAATCGGGGATGTACCGCTACCCGCTCGGTGTCGTCGCCGGGATTACGCCGTTTAACTTCCCGATGATGGTGCCGTGCTGGATGTTCCCGCTCGCGATCGCCTGCGGCAACACGTTTGTGTTGAAGCCGTCTGAGCGGACGCCCATGCTGGCCAACCGCTTGGCTGAACTGTTCACCGAAGCCGGACTGCCGCCGGGGGTGCTCAATATCGTTCATGGGGCGCACGAGGTCGTGAACGGCATTTTAGAACATAAAGATATTAAAGCCGTTTCGTTCGTCGGCTCGCAGCCGGTCGCCGAGTATGTATACAAAACAGCCGCCGCCCACGGCAAGCGGGTGCAGGCGCTCGCCGGTGCGAAAAACCATTCGATTGTCATGCCGGACGCCGACCTCGATATGGCGGTGACGAACATCATTAACGCCGCGTTCGGTTCGGCGGGCGAGCGGTGCATGGCGTGCTCGGTCGTCGTTGCAGTCGGCGATATCGCCGATGAGTTGGTCGAACGGCTCAAAGAAGCCGCCGACCGCATCCAAATTGGCAATGGGCTCGACAAAGGCGTCTTTTTAGGCCCGGTCATCCGCGAGTCGCATAAAGAGCGGACGATCAAATACATCGAAATCGGCGAAAAAGAGGGGGCGCTCCTTGTCCGCGACGGACGCCGCGACTCGGCGACAAGCGGAAAAGGGTATTTCATCGGTCCAACGATTTTTGACCATGTCAAACCAGGCATGGCGATTTGGACGGATGAAATTTTCGCCCCGGTCTTGTCGGTCGTCCGCGCCCGCGATCTGGACGAAGCGATTGAGATCGCCAACCGATCGGAATTTGCCAACGGCGCCTGCATCTACACCGATAGCGCCAAAGCGATCCGCCAGTTCCGCGAAGAAATCGACGCCGGCATGCTTGGCGTCAACGTCGCCGTCCCGGCGCCCATGGCGTTTTTCCCGTTCTCGGGCTACAAAAACTCGTTTTACGGCGACCTCCATGCCAACGGCCGCGACGGCGTCGAATTTTACACGAGAAAGAAAATGGTGACGGCGAGATATTAG
- a CDS encoding PTS mannitol transporter subunit IICB encodes MTHTTGNETGFRVKIQRFGGYLSGMIMPNIGAFIAWGLITALFIPTGWLPNETFAKLVGPMITYLLPLLIGYTGGKMVYDVRGGVVGATATMGVVVGSEIPMFLGAMIMGPLGGYVIKKVDGLFQGKVKQGFEMLVNNFSAGIVGGVLTLLAFKGVGPVISVISKTLAAGVEKIIDWHLLPLANLFIEPGKVLFLNNAINHGILSPLGVEQAAKTGKSILFLLETNPGPGLGILLAYWLFGKGMAKQSAPGAVIIHFLGGIHEIYFPYILMRPILILAAMAGGVSGVFTFTVLHAGLVAVPSPGSIFALLAMTPKGNYFGVLAGVFVAAAVSFLVASIFLKAAKQSEEEEELTKATEKMEQLKGKKSQVAAALQQKEAASAAVAQAVPGRVKKIVFACDAGMGSSAMGASILRNKVQKAGLDIEVTNTAINQLPADADIVVTHQNLTDRAKAKLPNAYHVSVENFLNSPKYDELIEQLKKNA; translated from the coding sequence ATGACGCATACAACCGGAAACGAAACAGGCTTCCGTGTGAAGATTCAGCGGTTTGGCGGTTATTTGAGCGGCATGATTATGCCGAATATCGGGGCGTTTATCGCCTGGGGGCTGATTACCGCCCTGTTTATCCCGACCGGCTGGCTGCCGAACGAGACGTTTGCGAAGCTCGTCGGTCCGATGATTACGTATTTGCTGCCGCTGTTGATTGGCTATACGGGCGGCAAAATGGTGTACGACGTCCGCGGCGGTGTCGTCGGGGCGACGGCGACGATGGGCGTGGTCGTCGGTTCGGAAATCCCGATGTTTTTAGGCGCGATGATCATGGGGCCGCTTGGCGGTTATGTGATCAAAAAGGTAGACGGGCTCTTCCAAGGAAAAGTGAAACAAGGGTTTGAGATGCTCGTCAACAACTTTTCGGCCGGGATCGTCGGCGGCGTGTTGACGCTGCTCGCCTTTAAAGGAGTCGGCCCGGTCATTTCTGTGATCAGTAAAACGTTAGCGGCAGGAGTGGAAAAAATCATTGATTGGCACTTGTTGCCGCTGGCGAACTTGTTCATCGAGCCGGGGAAAGTGCTGTTCTTGAACAATGCGATCAACCATGGAATTTTAAGCCCGCTTGGCGTCGAACAAGCGGCGAAAACCGGAAAATCGATTTTGTTCTTGCTGGAAACGAACCCTGGTCCAGGGTTGGGGATTTTGCTGGCGTATTGGCTGTTTGGCAAGGGGATGGCGAAACAATCGGCGCCGGGGGCAGTCATTATCCACTTCCTTGGCGGGATTCATGAAATTTACTTCCCGTACATTCTCATGCGACCGATTTTGATTTTGGCAGCCATGGCGGGCGGCGTGAGCGGCGTGTTCACGTTTACGGTGCTCCATGCCGGGCTGGTGGCGGTGCCGTCGCCGGGAAGCATTTTCGCCTTGCTGGCGATGACGCCGAAAGGGAATTATTTCGGCGTGCTAGCCGGCGTGTTCGTCGCTGCAGCGGTGTCGTTCCTCGTCGCTTCGATTTTCTTAAAAGCGGCGAAACAATCCGAAGAGGAAGAAGAGTTGACGAAAGCAACGGAAAAAATGGAACAGCTGAAAGGAAAAAAGAGCCAAGTGGCTGCCGCATTGCAACAGAAAGAAGCCGCTTCGGCAGCTGTGGCCCAAGCGGTTCCTGGCCGCGTGAAGAAAATTGTGTTCGCGTGTGATGCGGGAATGGGCTCGAGCGCGATGGGAGCATCGATTTTGCGCAACAAAGTACAAAAGGCCGGGCTCGATATCGAAGTGACGAATACAGCGATCAACCAGCTTCCGGCCGACGCCGACATCGTCGTCACCCATCAAAACTTGACCGACCGGGCGAAGGCGAAGTTGCCCAATGCGTACCATGTATCGGTCGAAAACTTCTTAAACAGCCCGAAATACGATGAATTGATCGAGCAATTGAAAAAGAACGCGTAA
- a CDS encoding UPF0175 family protein, with the protein MNLPKEFLPAINELEGNTVEAKIKLSLAIGLFVGKQVTLAKAAELAGKSLGEFIDVLRSKAIPWMEYTEEHIKDDWDTVQKLSKENRDHNE; encoded by the coding sequence GTGAACTTGCCGAAAGAGTTTTTGCCCGCCATTAATGAATTGGAAGGCAACACAGTTGAGGCAAAAATAAAGCTTTCATTGGCGATTGGTTTGTTTGTTGGAAAACAGGTGACGCTGGCGAAAGCGGCTGAATTGGCAGGAAAATCCTTAGGGGAATTTATCGATGTATTGCGTTCGAAGGCGATTCCTTGGATGGAATATACGGAGGAACACATCAAAGATGATTGGGACACGGTGCAAAAATTGAGCAAAGAAAATAGGGATCACAATGAGTAG
- a CDS encoding PTS sugar transporter subunit IIA, translated as MLTHSILNKENIVLNAQPKTKEEAIRLAGEVLVKQGYVAPAYVDAMLEREELTSTYIGNNVAIPHGTEAAKALVKQSGISIVQVPDGVDFGGGNMATIVIGIAGKDGKHLDILSKLALVCAEADNVAAMANAKTAEEILALLHEVNG; from the coding sequence ATGTTGACCCATTCGATTTTAAACAAAGAAAACATTGTGCTCAATGCGCAACCAAAAACGAAAGAAGAGGCGATCCGCCTCGCCGGCGAGGTGTTGGTCAAGCAAGGATATGTCGCCCCGGCATATGTTGATGCGATGCTTGAACGGGAAGAACTGACATCAACGTATATCGGCAACAACGTCGCCATTCCGCACGGAACGGAAGCGGCAAAAGCGCTCGTGAAACAGTCCGGCATTTCGATCGTGCAAGTTCCGGACGGCGTCGATTTTGGAGGCGGCAACATGGCCACGATCGTCATCGGCATTGCCGGCAAAGACGGGAAACATTTGGATATTCTTTCGAAACTCGCACTCGTCTGCGCCGAAGCAGACAATGTGGCCGCCATGGCGAACGCCAAAACGGCCGAGGAAATTCTTGCGCTGCTCCATGAGGTGAACGGCTGA
- a CDS encoding BglG family transcription antiterminator, whose amino-acid sequence MYVSARERKLLERLLADDRDITVGELAEELNVSARTVHRDLQGLESVFRRYGLKLAKRAGVGIRLVGEEEKKQALAAELFRLSHHEYTPEERQLMILIALLEANEPVKLVTLAHDLNVTVATVSLDLDKLEQTVEAYGLSLIRKRGYGVELAGSESAKRRLMSDLLFRHVDEHEFLALMKETIQKRTDAPLDTVAEKLLGLVDRKKLAVIEQQIEQVKEKLPFTMADSSYIAFVVHLALAIERIKRGEAIHFDPRDLQALQATKEYEIAEVLAESLKRAFGIDIPNEEIGYMTMHLMGAKWRSRQGMVMEEPSLAVGMKAQQLIRFVSDKIGVDLSADRTLYEDLVVHLKPALYRLEHGMGVANPLLDPIKQDYAELFAIVADGARQLFGGIPIPDEEIGYLVLHFAAALMREKKGWRVLVICSSGLGTAKILATRLKKEIPDIVSLEQASAFEWKGKDVSAYDLVISTVPLPEEYGPHIVVSPMLTEEEARKIRECLERKSAAEKRMRKESTARRNRPAIDTMKAVRRISETIVHILDGFSLEVVKRRSVHEILTDACRRLERSGVIVDADVVIEELRRRESLGGLGVPGTTLALYHARSFAVLRPSLTMYRLDSPQTVAGMDGEPMEINTVVLLLGPADADEEVLSVLSHVSTLLVKNEQSAATLAYGGEDEVYSLISGHLEQFFDDYWISMKE is encoded by the coding sequence ATGTACGTATCGGCACGGGAGCGGAAGTTGCTTGAACGGTTGTTGGCGGACGATAGGGACATAACAGTCGGCGAATTGGCGGAGGAACTGAATGTCAGCGCCCGCACGGTTCATCGTGATTTGCAAGGTTTGGAATCGGTCTTCCGCCGCTATGGGCTTAAGCTCGCGAAAAGAGCAGGAGTCGGCATCCGCCTCGTCGGGGAAGAGGAAAAGAAGCAGGCGCTGGCCGCAGAGCTGTTTCGCCTTTCTCATCATGAATACACCCCCGAAGAGCGGCAGCTCATGATTTTAATTGCGCTGTTGGAAGCCAACGAGCCAGTGAAACTCGTCACATTGGCCCATGACTTGAACGTCACGGTCGCCACTGTCAGCTTGGATTTGGACAAATTGGAACAAACGGTAGAAGCGTACGGGCTTTCGCTCATTCGCAAGCGCGGATACGGGGTGGAGCTTGCCGGTTCGGAATCAGCGAAACGGCGCTTGATGAGCGACTTGTTGTTCCGCCATGTTGATGAACACGAATTTTTGGCATTGATGAAAGAGACGATCCAAAAACGGACGGACGCTCCGCTTGACACCGTGGCGGAGAAGCTGCTCGGGCTTGTGGACAGAAAAAAGCTCGCTGTCATTGAGCAGCAAATCGAGCAAGTGAAAGAAAAGCTTCCGTTTACGATGGCCGACAGCTCGTACATCGCCTTCGTCGTCCATTTGGCGCTCGCCATCGAGCGCATCAAGCGGGGAGAAGCGATCCACTTCGATCCGCGTGATTTGCAGGCGCTTCAGGCGACGAAAGAGTATGAAATCGCGGAGGTGCTTGCCGAATCGTTGAAAAGAGCGTTTGGCATTGACATTCCAAATGAAGAAATCGGCTATATGACGATGCACTTGATGGGAGCGAAATGGCGCAGCCGCCAAGGAATGGTGATGGAGGAGCCGAGTTTGGCCGTCGGCATGAAGGCGCAACAACTCATCCGCTTTGTCAGTGATAAGATCGGCGTTGATTTATCCGCCGACCGTACGTTATACGAAGACCTTGTCGTCCATTTAAAGCCGGCTCTGTATCGCCTCGAACACGGAATGGGGGTCGCCAATCCGCTGCTTGATCCAATCAAACAAGACTATGCGGAGCTGTTCGCTATTGTCGCAGATGGGGCGCGGCAGCTGTTTGGCGGCATTCCGATCCCGGATGAGGAGATTGGCTATTTGGTGCTCCATTTTGCGGCCGCGCTCATGCGGGAGAAAAAAGGCTGGCGGGTGTTAGTCATTTGTTCGAGCGGGCTTGGGACGGCGAAAATTTTAGCGACGAGGCTGAAAAAAGAGATTCCGGACATTGTTTCGCTGGAACAAGCTTCCGCGTTTGAATGGAAAGGAAAAGATGTCAGCGCGTACGATCTCGTCATCTCGACCGTGCCGCTTCCTGAGGAGTATGGGCCGCATATCGTCGTCAGCCCGATGCTGACCGAGGAGGAAGCGCGGAAGATTCGCGAGTGTTTAGAGCGAAAATCGGCCGCTGAAAAGCGGATGAGGAAAGAGTCAACCGCACGGCGAAACAGGCCAGCCATCGACACGATGAAGGCGGTTCGGCGCATCAGCGAGACGATCGTCCACATTTTGGACGGTTTTTCCCTCGAGGTGGTCAAGAGGCGCTCTGTTCATGAAATATTGACGGACGCGTGCCGCCGCCTCGAACGAAGTGGCGTCATTGTCGATGCCGATGTCGTCATCGAGGAGCTGCGGCGCCGCGAGTCGCTTGGCGGGCTTGGCGTCCCTGGCACGACGCTGGCGCTTTACCACGCTCGAAGCTTCGCTGTCCTTCGTCCGTCTCTGACGATGTACCGACTTGATTCGCCGCAAACGGTGGCGGGGATGGACGGGGAGCCGATGGAGATCAACACGGTCGTGTTGCTTCTCGGTCCTGCTGATGCGGATGAAGAGGTGCTTTCAGTATTAAGCCATGTGAGCACGTTGCTCGTAAAGAACGAGCAAAGCGCGGCCACGTTGGCTTATGGCGGCGAAGACGAAGTGTATTCGCTTATTAGCGGCCATTTGGAACAATTTTTCGATGATTATTGGATATCGATGAAGGAGTGA
- a CDS encoding iron-containing alcohol dehydrogenase — protein MYELLVPSRVVYGRNTFAEVGPQAKALGTKALIVSDPVMEKIGLVARCEQYLQQVGMTFAKYTGVDTEPTDVHVKEALDVCRSEQCDVIIALGGGSSIDAAKAVAVMITNEGTISDYVGNQKRFTEKPLPLIAIPTTAGTGSEVTKVTVIIDTKTDVKMMISQPALLPAVAIVDPLLTVSCPPSVTAATGVDALCHAIEAYISRRAHPVTDVLALSAIEAIIGHLRRAYENGQDIEAREKMAIAAMKAGMAFSNASVTLVHGMSRPIGALFHVPHGVSNAMLLPGVLEFTKDSAIERLAVIARIIKPPLKDVSDTEAAEALVEEVKQLCRDLHIPNMKTWGIDKTAFDKVVDKMAADALASGSPANNPKVPTHEEIVALYHYCYDYQYDTKTVSS, from the coding sequence ATGTACGAATTGTTGGTGCCCAGCCGGGTTGTGTATGGGCGCAATACGTTCGCCGAAGTCGGCCCACAGGCAAAAGCGCTCGGGACGAAAGCGCTGATCGTCAGCGACCCGGTGATGGAGAAAATCGGCCTTGTCGCCCGTTGCGAGCAATACTTGCAACAGGTGGGGATGACGTTTGCCAAGTACACAGGGGTTGACACGGAGCCGACGGATGTCCATGTGAAGGAAGCGCTTGACGTCTGCCGGAGCGAGCAGTGCGATGTCATTATCGCTCTTGGCGGCGGCAGCAGCATCGACGCCGCCAAAGCGGTGGCGGTGATGATCACGAACGAAGGAACGATCAGCGACTATGTCGGCAATCAGAAACGGTTTACCGAAAAACCGCTGCCGCTCATCGCTATTCCGACAACGGCCGGCACCGGTTCCGAAGTGACGAAAGTGACGGTCATTATTGATACGAAGACAGACGTCAAAATGATGATTTCCCAGCCGGCGCTGCTTCCGGCCGTGGCGATCGTCGACCCGTTGCTCACGGTTTCATGCCCGCCGTCCGTTACAGCGGCGACCGGGGTTGATGCGCTGTGCCATGCGATTGAGGCGTATATTTCCCGACGCGCCCATCCGGTGACCGATGTGTTAGCTCTATCCGCCATTGAGGCGATCATCGGCCATTTGCGCCGGGCGTACGAAAACGGTCAAGACATCGAAGCGCGGGAGAAAATGGCGATCGCGGCCATGAAGGCCGGCATGGCCTTTTCCAACGCCTCGGTGACGCTCGTGCACGGCATGTCGCGGCCGATCGGAGCGCTTTTCCACGTGCCGCACGGCGTATCGAACGCGATGTTGCTGCCGGGGGTGCTTGAGTTTACAAAAGACAGCGCCATCGAACGATTGGCGGTGATCGCCCGAATCATCAAGCCGCCGCTCAAAGACGTTTCCGATACGGAAGCGGCTGAGGCGCTCGTTGAGGAAGTGAAACAGCTTTGCCGCGATTTGCACATCCCGAATATGAAAACGTGGGGCATTGACAAAACAGCGTTTGACAAGGTGGTGGACAAAATGGCGGCTGACGCGCTTGCGAGCGGCAGCCCCGCCAACAACCCGAAAGTGCCGACGCATGAGGAAATTGTGGCATTGTACCATTATTGTTACGACTATCAGTACGACACCAAAACCGTAAGTTCGTAA
- a CDS encoding mannitol-1-phosphate 5-dehydrogenase: MRAVHFGAGNIGRGFIGSLLAASGYDVVFVDVNEQIVRLLKERGEYRVIVAGERREEQWVRGVSALNSQTEREAVIEAIADADLVTTAVGPHILPAIAPVIAAGLERRFTVHQKPLHVIACENMIGGTETLKMHVFAHLSTAGQQLADENVGFLNCAVDRIVPNQTNDDPLAVTVEPFFEWTIETRNVIGTVPPIQGAHFVADLEPYIERKLFTVNTGHALAAYLGYLRNYKTVQEAMNDEGIRLNVEQALSESGAVLLKKHGWHEEEHRSYIKTTIGRFTNPSLSDDIVRVARSPIRKLGPNDRLIAPATQYCTLFGSVPAGLAKGIAALLRFDDASDAEAAALQQTIAHHGIEGALRQYAGLESAHPLVAAVREEYGRMEKNKS; encoded by the coding sequence ATGAGGGCCGTCCACTTTGGCGCCGGCAACATCGGCCGCGGCTTTATCGGCAGCCTGCTGGCGGCGTCGGGATATGACGTCGTGTTCGTTGATGTCAATGAACAAATCGTCCGTTTGCTGAAAGAGCGGGGGGAGTATCGCGTCATTGTTGCCGGCGAGCGGCGCGAAGAACAATGGGTGCGCGGCGTTTCGGCCCTGAACAGCCAAACGGAGCGGGAAGCGGTCATCGAGGCGATCGCAGACGCTGATTTGGTGACGACCGCGGTCGGCCCGCACATTTTGCCGGCTATTGCGCCAGTCATCGCCGCTGGGCTTGAGCGGCGCTTCACGGTTCATCAGAAGCCGCTTCACGTCATTGCCTGTGAAAACATGATCGGCGGCACGGAAACGCTGAAAATGCACGTCTTTGCCCATCTTTCCACGGCTGGGCAGCAGCTGGCAGATGAAAACGTTGGTTTTCTCAACTGCGCGGTCGACCGCATCGTGCCGAATCAGACGAATGACGATCCACTCGCTGTCACGGTGGAACCGTTTTTCGAATGGACGATTGAAACGCGAAACGTCATCGGCACTGTTCCGCCGATTCAAGGGGCTCATTTTGTCGCTGACTTAGAGCCGTATATCGAGCGCAAATTGTTTACGGTCAATACCGGCCATGCGTTGGCCGCTTACTTAGGGTATCTGCGAAACTACAAAACCGTCCAGGAAGCGATGAACGATGAAGGTATTCGATTGAATGTCGAGCAAGCGCTCAGTGAGTCGGGAGCCGTCTTATTGAAAAAGCACGGATGGCATGAGGAAGAGCACCGTTCCTATATCAAAACGACGATCGGGCGTTTCACCAACCCGTCCCTTTCCGACGATATCGTCCGTGTCGCCCGTTCGCCGATCCGCAAGCTCGGGCCGAACGACCGGCTCATCGCTCCGGCGACGCAATACTGCACACTATTTGGCAGCGTTCCTGCTGGTCTCGCCAAAGGAATTGCCGCGCTGTTGCGCTTTGATGATGCGAGCGATGCAGAAGCCGCCGCTCTGCAACAAACGATCGCACACCACGGAATCGAAGGAGCGCTTCGGCAATACGCGGGGCTTGAGAGTGCGCACCCGCTTGTGGCCGCGGTGAGGGAAGAGTACGGGAGAATGGAGAAAAACAAAAGCTGA
- a CDS encoding Rpn family recombination-promoting nuclease/putative transposase: protein MAIDHDRLFKELIQTFFEEFLLLFFPDMHEHIDFSHLSFLSEELFTDVTAGEKYRVDLLVETKLKGEDGLIIVHVENQSYVQPSFPERMFIYFSRLFEKYRTRIVPIAVFSHDTLREEPSVFSIEFPFGDVLQFRFFPVELRKKHWRDYIRHDNPIAAALLGKMGYTESEKIELKKEFLRMLVRLELDEARQRLLLGFFETYVKLSEEEEQQLQREVKEMETTEKEKMLELIISYEQRGRKQGLEEGIKRGIEQGIKQGMKQGMKQGMKQGMKQLIRNMARKGMKVEDIARLVDLPEQDVWELLEEQGN, encoded by the coding sequence ATGGCTATTGACCACGACCGGTTGTTTAAAGAACTGATCCAAACGTTCTTCGAAGAGTTTCTTCTCCTCTTTTTTCCCGACATGCATGAACACATTGATTTCAGCCATTTGTCCTTTCTGTCCGAAGAACTGTTTACCGATGTCACGGCAGGTGAAAAATACCGCGTCGATCTATTAGTCGAGACGAAGCTGAAAGGGGAGGATGGGCTGATCATCGTTCATGTGGAGAATCAAAGCTACGTGCAACCATCGTTTCCAGAGCGCATGTTTATCTATTTCAGCCGTTTGTTTGAAAAATACCGCACCCGCATCGTTCCGATCGCTGTCTTCAGCCATGACACCCTCCGCGAAGAACCGTCCGTGTTCTCAATCGAGTTTCCCTTTGGCGACGTGCTGCAGTTTCGCTTTTTCCCGGTGGAGTTGCGCAAGAAACATTGGAGAGACTATATCCGGCATGACAATCCGATTGCGGCTGCCCTCCTTGGCAAAATGGGGTATACTGAAAGTGAGAAAATTGAGTTGAAAAAAGAGTTTTTGCGCATGTTGGTGCGATTGGAGCTGGATGAAGCGAGGCAACGGCTCTTGTTGGGCTTTTTTGAAACGTATGTGAAGCTGTCGGAGGAGGAAGAGCAACAACTGCAAAGAGAGGTGAAGGAGATGGAAACGACAGAAAAAGAGAAAATGTTGGAGCTGATCATTTCCTATGAGCAAAGGGGAAGAAAACAGGGGTTGGAAGAAGGAATTAAACGCGGGATTGAACAAGGGATCAAACAGGGAATGAAACAAGGAATGAAGCAAGGAATGAAGCAAGGAATGAAACAACTGATCCGCAACATGGCGCGCAAAGGAATGAAGGTGGAAGATATTGCTCGGTTGGTGGATCTTCCAGAGCAAGATGTTTGGGAATTGCTTGAAGAGCAGGGAAATTAA
- a CDS encoding DUF3368 domain-containing protein, whose translation MSRVTVNSTPIIGLSIVGQLTLLSELFDEVYVPEAVYQEIVHNHAPRHYGKEELKRLVSEGVFRLYHVKNRSLVESLYGKFHAGELEVIIGAKELGAQVVVIDEHAARSLSKQFLLRPIGTIGVLILGKKNRKIAEVKPLLDTLLENGFYLSQRLYREALSLAEETP comes from the coding sequence ATGAGTAGGGTTACGGTTAATTCTACACCGATTATAGGTCTGTCGATCGTTGGTCAATTGACTCTTTTGTCTGAACTATTTGATGAAGTATATGTTCCGGAAGCTGTCTATCAAGAAATTGTTCATAACCATGCCCCACGCCATTATGGAAAAGAGGAGCTCAAACGATTGGTCAGCGAGGGGGTGTTTAGGCTATACCATGTAAAAAATCGCAGCCTTGTTGAAAGTTTATATGGAAAATTCCATGCCGGGGAGTTAGAAGTTATTATTGGAGCGAAAGAACTTGGTGCTCAAGTCGTTGTGATTGATGAGCATGCTGCCAGATCATTGTCGAAACAATTCCTTTTACGGCCTATCGGTACAATCGGAGTTTTGATTCTGGGAAAGAAAAACAGGAAAATAGCGGAAGTCAAGCCGCTGTTAGACACTTTGCTTGAAAATGGATTTTATCTCTCCCAACGTCTCTATCGAGAGGCGTTGTCGTTGGCAGAAGAAACGCCGTAA